Proteins from a genomic interval of Ictalurus furcatus strain D&B chromosome 2, Billie_1.0, whole genome shotgun sequence:
- the LOC128618227 gene encoding trace amine-associated receptor 13c-like, whose product MNLTEFNQSDRCEHFSCPERFGSPAVYILLYVCSAAVVLLTVCGNLLVIISVLHFKQLHTPTNLLVLSLAVSDFLVGALVMPPMFIWMIESCWIFDTGYCLCFMITSFILVNLSIYNIALIAVDRYSALSNPFLYTNTISRRTMCIVIYCNWCVCLVYNTSLYYFNGSFASSVMCPGECLVILNEFLFAIDLAVSFIFPLSVIIILYTRVFVIAKKHATAIRELNNHTRPKTQKITSHSMKSERKAAKVLGILVSVFLMCLLPYFIYSVLGDVIEIQTESFHKFVVLLYLNSTINPVIYALFYPWFRRCIKLTLTLKIFQTDSSLINVLS is encoded by the coding sequence ATGAACCTGACGGAGTTTAACCAGTCTGATCGCTGTGAGCATTTCTCCTGTCCAGAGAGATTTGGATCTCCTGCAGTTTATATCTTACTGTACgtgtgttcagctgctgtgGTTCTTCTAACAGTGTGTGGAAATCTTCTCGTCATCATCTCTGTtcttcacttcaagcagcttcacACACCGACAAACCTGCTCGTGCTCTCTCTGGCGGTGTCGGATTTCCTCGTTGGTGCTTTAGTAATGCCGCCAATGTTCATTTGGATGATTGAGTCATGCTGGATTTTTGATACGGGGTACTGCCTCTGTTTCATGATCACGTCTTTTATTCTCGTAAACCTGTCCATCTATAATATCGCTCTGATCGCTGTGGATCGGTATTCGGCTCTCTCAAACCCGTTTctctacacaaacacaatctctAGAAGGACTATGTGCATTGTGATTTATtgtaactggtgtgtgtgtctggtgtaTAACACATCACTCTATTATTTCAATGGAAGCTTTGCGAGTTCTGTAATGTGTCCTGGAGAATGTCTGGTCATTCTGAATGagtttttgtttgcaattgacCTTGCAGTGTCGTTTATATTTCCACTCTCTGTCATAATCATATTGTATACTCGAGTGTTTGTGATTGCTAAGAAACATGCCACTGCTATCAGAGAGCTTAATAATCACACACGgcctaaaacacagaaaatcacCTCACACTCGATGAAATCTGAGAGAAAAGCAGCTAAAGTCCTGGGCATtttagtgtctgtgtttctgatgtgtttacttccatattttatttacagtgtattaGGTGATGTTATTGAAATACAGACAGAATCTTTTCATAAATTCGTGGTCTTGCTTTATCTTAATTCCACCATTAATCCTGTTATTTATGCTCTGTTTTACCCGTGGTTTAGGAGGTGCATTAAATTAACGTTAACACTGAAAATATTCCAGACAGActcttcattaataaatgttctttcataa
- the LOC128618220 gene encoding trace amine-associated receptor 13c-like has translation MNLTEFNQSDLCEHFSCPERSGSPAVYILLYVCSAAVVLLTLCGNMLVIISVLHFKQLHTPTNMLVLSLAVSDFLVGALVMPPMLIWTIESCWIFGSVFCTSFLLIGGFLTSLSIYNIALIAVDRYLALSNPFLYTNTISKWTMYIVVFSNWCVCLVYNTAFCYFNGTFMSYLMCPGECFYLVKDIPSVIDLVYSFIFPCSIIIILYTRVFVIAKKHATAIRELNNHTRPKTQKITSHSMKSERKAAKVLGILVSVFLMCLLPYFIYSLLGDVIELQTETFQKVLLVFCLNSTINPVIYALFYPWFRRCIKLIITLQIFQTDSALINILS, from the coding sequence ATGAACCTGACGGAGTTTAAccagtctgatctctgtgagcATTTCTCCTGTCCAGAGAGATCTGGATCTCCTGCAGTTTATATCTTACTGTACgtgtgttcagctgctgtgGTTCTTCTAACACTGTGTGGAAATATGCTCGTCATCATCTCTGTtcttcacttcaagcagcttcacACACCAACAAACATGCTCGTGCTCTCTCTGGCGGTGTCGGATTTCCTCGTTGGTGCTTTAGTGATGCCGCCAATGTTAATCTGGACAATCGAGTCATGTTGGATTTTTGGGAGCGTTTTCTGCACCAGTTTTTTGTTGATTGGTGGTTTCCTCACAAGCCTCTCCATCTATAATATCGCTCTGATCGCTGTGGATCGGTATCTGGCTCTCTCAAACCCCTTTCTCTACACGAACACAATCTCTAAGTGGACTATGTACATTGTGGTTTTTTctaactggtgtgtgtgtctggtgtaTAACACAGCATTCTGTTATTTCAACGGAACCTTCATGAGTTATTTAATGTGTCCTGGAGAGTGTTTTTATCTTGTGAAAGATATTCCGTCAGTAATTGACCTTGTATACTCGTTTATATTTCCATGTTCTATCATAATCATATTGTATACTCGAGTGTTTGTGATTGCTAAGAAACATGCCACTGCTATCAGAGAGCTTAATAATCACACACGgcctaaaacacagaaaatcacCTCACACTCGATGAAATCTGAGAGAAAAGCAGCTAAAGTCCTGGGCATtttagtgtctgtgtttctgatgtgtttacttccgtattttatttacagtttattaggCGACGTTATAGAACTACAGacagaaacatttcagaaagTCTTGCTTGTATTTTGTCTTAATTCCACCATTAATCCTGTTATTTATGCTCTGTTTTACCCGTGGTTTAGGAGgtgcattaaattaattataactcTGCAAATATTCCAGACAGACTCTGCATTAATCAATATTCTTTCATAA
- the LOC128618195 gene encoding trace amine-associated receptor 13c-like — protein sequence MNLTEFNQSDLCGHFSCPERSGSPAVYILLYVCSAAVVLLTVCGNMLVIISVLHFKQLHTSTNLLVFSLAVSDFLVGALVMPPMLIWIIESCWIFGRVFCICFLLFSGFLMICSIYNIALIAVDRYLALSNPFLYMNRITRRTMCIVVYSNCCVSLTYITAVYYFNGSFMGSVMCPGECIYFLNEIWSVLDLVVSFIFPLSVIIILYTRVFVIAKKHVTAIRELNNHTRPKTQKITSHSMKSERKAAKVLGILVSVFLMCLLPYFIYSLLGDVIEVQSETFQKLVIVLYLNSTINPFIYALFYPWFRRCIKLIITLQIFQTDSELINVLS from the coding sequence ATGAATCTGACAGAGTTTAACCAGTCTGATCTCTGTGGGCATTTCTCCTGTCCAGAGAGATCTGGATCTCCTGCAGTTTATATCTTACTGTACgtgtgttcagctgctgtgGTTCTTCTAACAGTGTGTGGAAATATGCTCGTCATCATCTCTGTtcttcacttcaagcagcttcacACATCAACAAACCTGCTCGTGTTCTCTCTGGCGGTGTCGGATTTCCTCGTTGGTGCTTTAGTAATGCCACCAATGTTAATCTGGATAATCGAGTCATGCTGGATTTTTGGGAGAGttttctgcatttgttttttattgttcagTGGTTTCCTCATGATTTGTTCCATCTATAATATCGCTCTGATCGCTGTGGATAGGTATTTGGCTCTCTCAAACCCCTTTCTCTACATGAACAGAATCACTAGAAGGACTATGTGCATTGTGGTTTATTCTAACTGCTGTGTGTCTCTGACGTATATCACAGCAGTCTATTATTTCAATGGAAGCTTCATGGGTTCTGTAATGTGTCCTGGTGAGTGTATTTACTTTCTAAATGAGATTTGGTCTGTACTTGATCTTGTTGTATCATTTATATTTCCACTCTCTGTCATAATCATATTGTATACTCGAGTGTTTGTGATTGCTAAGAAACATGTCACTGCTATCAGAGAGCTTAATAATCACACACGacctaaaacacagaaaatcacCTCACACTCGATGAAATCTGAGAGAAAAGCAGCTAAAGTCTTGGGCATtttagtgtctgtgtttctgatgtgtttacttccgtattttatttacagtttattaggtGATGTTATTGAAGTAcagtcagaaacatttcagaaactTGTGATTGTGCTTTATCTTAATTCCACcattaatccatttatttatgCTCTGTTTTACCCGTGGTTTAGGAGgtgtattaaattaattataactcTGCAAATATTCCAAACAGACTCTGAATTAATAAACGTTCTTTcatga
- the LOC128618211 gene encoding trace amine-associated receptor 13c-like, translating into MNLTEFNQSDRCEHFSCPERSGSPAVYILLYVCSAAVVLLTLCGNMLVIISVLHFKQLHTPTNLLVLSLAVSDFLIGALLMPPTLIWIIKSCWIFGRAFCITFCMIASFIVGLSIYNVALIALDRYLALSKPFLYANKISKWTMCIVVYSNWCVCLAYSIIFYYFNVNLMDFVICPGECFLIMNEVWTVIDLIFSFIFPLSVIIILYTRVFVIAKKHVTAIRELNNHTRPKTQKITSHSMKSERKAAKVLGILVSVFLMCLLPYFIYSLLGGVIELQTKTIHKLAIVLYLNSTINPFIYGLFYPWFRRCIKLIITLRIFQTDSALINILS; encoded by the coding sequence ATGAACCTGACGGAGTTTAACCAGTCTGATCGCTGTGAGCATTTCTCCTGTCCAGAGAGATCTGGATCTCCTGCAGTTTATATCTTACTGTACgtgtgttcagctgctgtgGTTCTTCTAACACTGTGTGGAAATATGCTCGTCATCATCTCTGTtcttcacttcaagcagcttcatACACCAACAAACCTGCTCGTGCTCTCTCTAGCGGTGTCGGATTTCCTCATCGGTGCTTTATTAATGCCACCAACATTAATCTGGATAATCAAGTCATGCTGGATTTTTGGGAGAGCTTTCTGCATCACGTTTTGCATGATTGCCAGTTTCATCGTGGGTTTATCCATCTACAATGTCGCTCTGATCGCTCTGGATCGATATCTGGCTCTCTCAAAACCCTTTCTCTATGCAAACAAAATCTCTAAGTGGACTATGTGCATTGTGGTTTATTctaactggtgtgtgtgtctagCATATAGCATAATATTCTATTATTTCAATGTAAACTTAATGGATTTTGTAATTTGTCCTGGAGAGTGTTTTCTCATTATGAATGAGGTTTGGACTGTAATTGatcttatattttcatttatatttccacTCTCTGTCATAATCATATTGTATACTCGAGTGTTTGTGATTGCTAAGAAACATGTCACTGCTATCAGAGAGCTTAATAATCACACACGgcctaaaacacagaaaatcacCTCACACTCGATGAAATCTGAGAGAAAAGCAGCTAAAGTCCTGGGCATtttagtgtctgtgtttctgatgtgtttacttccgtattttatttacagtttattaggtGGTGTTATTGAACTACAGACAAAAACTATTCATAAACTTGCGATTGTGCTTTATCTTAATTCCACCATTAATCCGTTTATTTATGGTCTGTTTTACCCATGGTTTAGGAGgtgcattaaattaattataactcTGCGAATATTCCAGACAGACTCTGCTTTAATCAATATTCTTTCATGA
- the LOC128616556 gene encoding trace amine-associated receptor 13c-like: MNLTEFNQSDRCEHFSCPERSLSPAVYILLYVCSAAVVLLTVCGNLLVIISVLHFKQLHTPTNLLVLSLALSDFLIGTLVMLPVLIWTIESCWIFGRAFCITFCMIASFIVGLSIYNVALIALDRYLALSKPFLYANKISKWTMCIVVYSNWCVCLAYSIIFYYFNVNLMDFEFCPGECVIFFNDVWSAIDLVFSFIFPLSVIIILYTRVFVIAKKHVTAIRELNNHTRPKTQKITSHSMKSERKAAKVLGILVSVFLMCLLPYFIYTLLSDIIEIQTKTIHKLLIVGYLNSTINPFIYALFYPWFRRCIKLIITLRIFQTDSALINILS; encoded by the coding sequence ATGAACCTGACGGAGTTTAACCAGTCTGATCGCTGTGAGCATTTCTCCTGTCCAGAGAGATCCTTATCTCCTGCAGTTTATATCTTACTGTACgtgtgttcagctgctgtgGTTCTTCTAACAGTGTGTGGAAATCTTCTCGTCATCATCTCTGTtcttcacttcaagcagcttcatACACCAACAAAcctgctcgttctctctctggCATTGTCGGATTTCCTCATCGGTACTTTAGTAATGCTTCCAGTGTTAATCTGGACGATCGAGTCATGCTGGATTTTTGGGAGAGCTTTCTGCATCACGTTTTGCATGATTGCCAGTTTCATCGTGGGTTTATCCATCTACAATGTCGCTCTGATCGCTCTGGATCGATATTTGGCTCTCTCAAAACCCTTTCTCTATGCAAACAAAATCTCTAAGTGGACTATGTGCATTGTGGTTTATTctaactggtgtgtgtgtctagCATATAGCATAATATTCTATTATTTCAATGTAAACTTAATGGATTTTGAATTTTGTCCTGGTGAGTGTGTTATCTTTTTCAATGATGTTTGGTCTGCAATTGATCttgtattttcatttatatttccacTCTCTGTCATAATCATATTGTATACTCGAGTGTTTGTGATTGCTAAGAAACATGTCACTGCTATCAGAGAGCTTAATAATCACACACGgcctaaaacacagaaaatcacCTCACACTCGATGAAATCTGAGAGAAAAGCAGCTAAAGTCCTGGGCATtttagtgtctgtgtttctgatgtgtttacttccgtattttatttacactttattaaGTGACATTATTGAAATACAGACAAAAACTATTCATAAACTCTTGATTGTGGGTTATCTTAATTCCACCATTAATCCGTTTATTTATGCTCTGTTTTACCCGTGGTTTAGGAGgtgcattaaattaattataactcTGCGAATATTCCAGACAGACTCTGCTTTAATCAATATTCTTTCATGA
- the LOC128618269 gene encoding trace amine-associated receptor 13c-like yields the protein MNLTELNQSSRCEHFSCPERSLSPAVYILLYMCSAAVVLLTVCGNLLVIISVCYFRQLHTPTNMLVLSLATSDFLVGLFVMPFHFTWLIESCWMFGHIFCILFNFMSFQLTSVSVGNVVLIALDRYVALSNPFLYLKDVTSAIVHTLICLSWVFSFLYNFVFFYVNRNFTDLSLCPGECLVNAFDEVGSLIDLMFVVVVPCALMLVLYFQVFVIAKRHANAIRELHQNMKNISKNVSDATKSERKAAKVLGILVFVFLACLVPYYVFALMSTAPSHFMINNILIVFYLNSSINPVIYALFYSWFQKCTKMILTCKILHMDCSFVNVL from the coding sequence ATGAATCTGACGGAATTGAATCAGTCCAGTCGATGTGAGCATTTCTCCTGTCCAGAGAGATCCTTATCTCCTGCAGTTTATATCTTACTGTACATGTGTTCAGCTGCTGTGGTTCTTCTAACAGTGTGTGGAAATCTTCTCGTCATCATCTCTGTGTGTTACTTCAGGCAGCTTCACACACCAACAAACATGCTCGTGCTCTCTCTGGCCACGTCGGATTTTTTGGTCGGACTTTTCGTGATGCCGTTCCACTTCACGTGGCTGATCGAGTCATGTTGGATGTTTGGACACATTTTTTGCATCCTATTTAATTTTATGAGTTTTCAGCTCACGAGTGTGTCTGTAGGAAACGTGGTTCTGATCGCTCTCGATCGTTACGTGGCTTTAAGCAATCCGTTTCTGTACCTGAAGGATGTCACATCTGCAATTGTTCACACTCTGATCTGTTTGTCGTgggtgttttcatttctgtacaactttgtgtttttttacgTGAACAGAAATTTCACAGATTTATCGCTGTGTCCCGGCGAATGTCTGGTCAATGCTTTTGATGAAGTCGGCTCGTTAATCGATCTCATGTTCGTCGTTGTCGTTCCTTGTGCTTTAATGCTCGTTTTGTACTTCCAGGTCTTTGTAATTGCGAAGAGGCATGCAAACGCTATACGAGAACTtcatcaaaacatgaaaaacatctcCAAAAATGTCTCGGATGCAACGAAATCTGAACGAAAAGCTGCTAAAGTTCTGGGAATTCTGGTTTTTGTGTTTCTGGCATGTTTGGTGCCGTATTACGTCTTCGCTTTAATGAGCACAGCACCATCGCACTTCATGatcaataatattttaattgttttttatcTGAATTCATCCATTAATCCTGTAATCTATGCCCTGTTTTATTCCTGGTTCCAGAAGTgcacaaaaatgattttaacTTGCAAAATACTGCACATGGATTGTTCTTTTGTAAATGTGCTCTGA